Within Halococcus sediminicola, the genomic segment CGTGAGCCAGCCGTAATCGAGGTCGCCGTACCGAGCCATACACACCGCTTCCCGCCGACTGCCTCAAAGATTGCGTTTCGTCCCCGCGAAGCACAACCGCTTTGTCCCCACGCGAACGAGTCGACTCAAATGTACGAGACTGCGATGGAGTTGGTTGCGGAGTTCGGATCGACCGCCGTTCGCGCCGTGGGCGCGGCGGTCGCGGCCGTGGCGGGCGTGGTCGTCGAGCTCAATGGTATGGAGACCCTTGGGGCGGGCGAACAGACGATCGGGCTCTGGATGGCGGTGCTGGGCGGCGTGTTGCTCATCGCGGGCTTCGTGCTCGCCCGCGAGGCGGTCGGACAGGTCCGGTCGGCGAACTAACCGTCAGGCAGCGCTCTCGAACGCCGTGTGGAACGCCGCTGTCATGTCGCTCACCCGCTGCGCACCGGCTTCGAGCGCGTCGAGCGGGTCCGTTCCTTCTGTGCGGATGGTGAGCACCGGTTCGGTCTGGCCGCCCGACTGCTCGGGGTTGACGTCGTAGGTGGCCGCCGCGACACCCTCGGTTTCGAGCAGTGCGCCCTTGAGCACGTTCATGAACGTGTGATCCTCGCCCGTTATCTCTATCGACAGTTCCTCGTCGCCGCTCTCGATGACGCGCAGGTCCATACGGTTTCTTCGCGCTCGCGCGCTTCAACCTGACGGACTCCCGCGACAGAGTGAAACCCACGCCCACCCACCACCGATCATGGTCTCGCCGTGGCTGGCGCTCGTCCGCGTCGGGGTCGTCCTCGCGGTCCTCGTCTCGGCGCTCGTCGCGTGGCGACTCGACACGGACGACTGGGAGCGCGCACTGCGGACGCGCTTTCTCGCCGGCGTACCGTGGGGCACGCTGTCGACGGTGGCTGGCGTGCTCGTCGTCTATGTGTTCGTACAGGGCGGGCTCCGGCACTGGCACGCCCCGCTCGCGCTGCCCTTCCGCGCGTGGTCGTACCTCTACCCGCTCGGCATGGCCCTCTCCTCGTTCGCCCACGTCGGCCCGAGCCATCTGGTGAGCAATCTGGTGGGAACGGTTGCACTCGCGCCGCTGGCCGAGTACGCATGGGGCCACTACCCGTCCGAGCGCGGTTCGCCGCTCGTGAGGACCCCCCTCGGCCGCGTGCTCGCGGTGCCGGCCGCCGCCCTCCTCGTCGGGCTGTTCGTCGCGCTCTTTTCGATCGGACCCGTCATCGGCTTCTCGGGCGTGCTCTTCGCCTTCGCGGGCTTCGCGCTCGTACAGTACCCGCTCGCGACCGTGGTCGCGCTCGCGGCCAGCGGTGCTGTTCGACAGCTCTACGCCGCCATCCAGAACCCGGTCGTACAGGCCAGCGCCGAACCCTCGTTCGGAGCGCCGTGGTGGGCCGGCATCGCTATTCAGGCCCACGCCATCGGCCTGCTCGTGGGTGTTCTGGCCGGTATCGCCCTCGTCCGCCGTCGGGGAACGGGACCCTCGGCGAGCCGGCTCTGGCTCGGCACTGTCCTATTCGCCGTCTCGCAGTCGCTGTGGGCGGTCTACTGGTTTCGCGGCAACGGCGGGTTCGTGCTCTACCGGGCGCTCGGCGTGGTGCTCGTCTTCGGGCTTGCCACGCTGGTCGCCGCGAGCGTCGCCGCCCCCGGTCGCTTTTCGCCGACGCGACCGCTCGTCGGCGGCAGCGAGCGCCGGGTGGGGGCCGTGGTCGTCGTCCTGCTCGCGCTCGCGGCGCTTTCGGCTCCCGCGATCCCGGTGAATCTCACCACCGTCGATTCCTCGACGGCACGGGCGGCCGCCGCGCCCGCCGAC encodes:
- a CDS encoding DNA-directed RNA polymerase subunit L, encoding MDLRVIESGDEELSIEITGEDHTFMNVLKGALLETEGVAAATYDVNPEQSGGQTEPVLTIRTEGTDPLDALEAGAQRVSDMTAAFHTAFESAA
- a CDS encoding rhomboid family intramembrane serine protease, which gives rise to MVSPWLALVRVGVVLAVLVSALVAWRLDTDDWERALRTRFLAGVPWGTLSTVAGVLVVYVFVQGGLRHWHAPLALPFRAWSYLYPLGMALSSFAHVGPSHLVSNLVGTVALAPLAEYAWGHYPSERGSPLVRTPLGRVLAVPAAALLVGLFVALFSIGPVIGFSGVLFAFAGFALVQYPLATVVALAASGAVRQLYAAIQNPVVQASAEPSFGAPWWAGIAIQAHAIGLLVGVLAGIALVRRRGTGPSASRLWLGTVLFAVSQSLWAVYWFRGNGGFVLYRALGVVLVFGLATLVAASVAAPGRFSPTRPLVGGSERRVGAVVVVLLALAALSAPAIPVNLTTVDSSTARAAAAPADATPDGNPIAVRDYTVHYAENVTNRQVSVVDVAAFGESTTVNASGVVVASERRHLWTTAVRASRLQFAGCATVRVGGLGWEERVRVLRTGWRTGGERAYKVRFEHGNHSRLAYRSEPATADATIRNKNVSVVPRRKGFGLVVSRENRTVGRVPLPRNGTARAANLTFSREGRDLFVTAGETRVRVAKRETYE